The following proteins are encoded in a genomic region of Comamonas resistens:
- a CDS encoding Bug family tripartite tricarboxylate transporter substrate binding protein, translating to MKADTRHTPAHPATPAATSNTLPHRLGLAMLALSAGLCLPVQAQPSADWPSKPIRLIVTGPAGGTADTLARLLAEGMQQQLKQPVIVESKAGASGALGIHELKANGKSGYTFLVIQEGAISEAPLAQKVSYDPFKDLTPLAQLTRTGLVMVANKEQSFQDLSGFIAYARQQKDGVDFASYAAGLKGHTSGMLLGQLARINMRHVGYKGSPPALVDLMGGHIPVMFDGVTTSLPLIRSGKIKALAAVYPTRLKALPEVPTFTELGYPQLSKPGWFAVWSHPQTPAAIQQKLRDVALAHFRKESTLKQLATLGMEPGQALTTEEMTADLKDSSQKQAALLKSIGYKPEN from the coding sequence ATGAAGGCCGACACACGCCATACACCCGCCCATCCCGCCACGCCTGCGGCGACAAGCAATACATTGCCGCACCGCCTTGGTCTGGCCATGCTGGCCCTGTCTGCCGGTCTGTGCCTGCCCGTACAGGCCCAGCCGAGCGCAGACTGGCCCAGCAAACCCATACGGCTGATCGTTACCGGCCCTGCGGGCGGTACGGCCGACACATTGGCCCGGCTGCTGGCCGAGGGCATGCAGCAGCAACTCAAGCAGCCCGTGATCGTGGAGTCCAAGGCCGGGGCTTCAGGCGCTTTGGGCATCCATGAACTCAAGGCCAATGGCAAAAGCGGCTACACCTTCCTAGTAATCCAGGAGGGCGCGATCAGCGAGGCCCCGCTGGCGCAGAAAGTCAGCTATGACCCTTTCAAGGATTTGACGCCGTTGGCCCAGCTCACGCGCACCGGGCTGGTCATGGTGGCCAACAAGGAGCAGAGCTTTCAGGACCTGTCCGGCTTCATCGCCTATGCCAGACAACAAAAAGACGGCGTGGACTTTGCCTCCTATGCGGCAGGCCTCAAAGGCCATACCTCGGGCATGCTGCTGGGGCAGTTGGCCAGGATCAATATGCGCCATGTGGGTTACAAGGGCTCGCCCCCTGCCCTGGTTGATCTCATGGGCGGCCATATTCCCGTCATGTTCGACGGGGTCACAACCTCGCTGCCCCTGATTCGCAGCGGCAAGATCAAGGCATTGGCAGCCGTCTACCCCACCCGCCTGAAGGCCTTGCCCGAGGTGCCTACGTTCACGGAACTGGGCTACCCCCAGCTGTCCAAGCCCGGCTGGTTTGCCGTCTGGTCGCATCCCCAGACGCCTGCGGCCATTCAGCAAAAGCTGCGCGATGTGGCACTTGCCCATTTCCGCAAGGAGTCCACGCTCAAGCAGCTTGCCACCCTGGGCATGGAGCCAGGGCAAGCCTTGACCACCGAGGAAATGACCGCAGACCTCAAGGACTCCAGTCAAAAGCAGGCGGCCTTGCTCAAATCCATCGGCTACAAGCCCGAGAACTAA
- a CDS encoding TauD/TfdA dioxygenase family protein: protein MKTDLGAAPSVIRSSSLTRSLEVNPLTCSIGAELSNVHLGAAAEDEGLLAEIRQALLRHRVIFFRDQDITRAEHVAFARRFGELEDHPVVGSHPDHAGLVQIYKTPDSPLDRNENSWHTDATWREQPPMGCVLRCVECPPVGGDTMWTNMVMAYDNLPEEIKAKIEHLRARHSIEASFGAAMPIDKRLALKARYPDAEHPVVRIHPETGEKILFVNSSFTTHFTNYNTPANVRFGLDKSPGSSQLLNYLTSQAMIPEYQVRFKWRKNSMAFWDNRSTQHYAVMDYQPCHRKMERTAIMGGPTD, encoded by the coding sequence ATGAAAACCGACCTTGGCGCAGCCCCTTCCGTGATCCGTTCCAGCTCTCTGACACGGTCACTGGAAGTCAACCCGCTGACCTGCTCCATCGGTGCCGAGCTGTCCAATGTGCACCTGGGCGCAGCCGCCGAGGACGAAGGTCTGCTGGCTGAAATCCGCCAGGCCTTGCTCAGGCACCGCGTAATCTTCTTCCGCGATCAGGACATCACGCGCGCCGAGCATGTGGCATTTGCCCGCAGGTTCGGCGAGTTGGAAGACCATCCCGTGGTGGGAAGCCACCCAGACCATGCAGGCCTGGTCCAGATCTACAAGACCCCCGACAGCCCGCTGGACCGCAACGAAAACTCCTGGCACACCGACGCGACCTGGCGCGAGCAGCCCCCCATGGGCTGCGTGCTGCGCTGTGTGGAATGCCCGCCCGTTGGGGGAGATACCATGTGGACGAATATGGTGATGGCCTACGACAACCTGCCAGAGGAGATCAAGGCCAAGATCGAGCATCTGCGTGCCCGCCACAGCATTGAAGCCAGCTTTGGCGCGGCCATGCCCATCGACAAGCGCCTGGCACTGAAGGCCAGGTACCCCGATGCCGAGCACCCCGTGGTCCGCATCCACCCCGAAACCGGCGAAAAGATTCTGTTCGTCAACAGCAGCTTCACCACCCATTTCACCAACTACAACACACCTGCCAATGTGCGCTTTGGCCTGGACAAGTCGCCCGGCTCTTCGCAGTTGCTCAACTACCTGACAAGCCAGGCCATGATTCCCGAGTACCAGGTGCGCTTCAAGTGGCGCAAGAACAGCATGGCGTTCTGGGACAACCGCTCCACCCAGCATTACGCCGTGATGGACTACCAGCCTTGTCACCGCAAGATGGAACGCACGGCCATCATGGGTGGTCCCACCGACTGA
- a CDS encoding AraC family transcriptional regulator, which translates to MASLVRAACLTNYDEVARASGLNSTRMLLDAGFSPGVLEDPDLMIPVDKVGRLLQASAIQSGNESFGLCMARSRLLSNMGPVGLLIRDQETLRDSLNLLVRYLALLNGAMTLEVDEQADTVLIRELLLAGRAHEPTRQRVELALGVMVRAIRQLIGRDWQPRLVCFEHAAPKDLSMHHLMFGPRLEFNQEFNCIVCAKADLDTRNEFADPAMVRYAQKLLESATPFSDEAVLDDVRRTILLLLPSGRCSIEKVSQHLGVVPRTIQRRLMEKGQSFSSLMNDIRKELAARYVFESSRSLTEVAELLGFTAPSSFSRWYQGQFGCSAKDSRAKAQNGVGEE; encoded by the coding sequence ATGGCATCTCTCGTTCGCGCAGCCTGCTTGACCAACTACGACGAAGTGGCTCGTGCTTCGGGGCTGAACAGCACGCGCATGCTGCTCGACGCCGGGTTCAGTCCAGGCGTGCTGGAAGATCCGGATCTGATGATTCCGGTGGACAAGGTCGGGCGTTTGCTGCAGGCATCGGCCATCCAGTCGGGCAATGAAAGCTTTGGTCTGTGCATGGCGCGTTCGCGCCTGTTGTCCAATATGGGGCCGGTCGGTCTGCTGATCCGCGATCAGGAAACCTTGCGGGACTCGCTCAATCTGCTGGTGCGCTATCTGGCCTTGCTCAACGGCGCAATGACGCTGGAGGTGGACGAGCAGGCCGACACGGTGCTGATCCGGGAGTTGCTGCTGGCCGGTCGTGCCCATGAGCCCACACGCCAGCGTGTGGAGCTGGCTTTGGGCGTGATGGTGCGCGCGATTCGGCAGCTGATAGGGCGGGACTGGCAGCCCCGCCTGGTGTGCTTCGAGCACGCTGCGCCCAAGGATCTGAGCATGCACCACCTGATGTTTGGCCCGCGTCTGGAATTCAATCAGGAGTTCAACTGCATCGTCTGCGCCAAGGCGGATCTGGATACGCGCAACGAGTTTGCGGATCCCGCCATGGTGCGCTATGCACAGAAGTTGCTGGAGTCCGCTACCCCTTTCAGCGACGAAGCGGTGCTGGACGATGTGCGCCGCACCATCTTGCTGCTGTTACCCAGCGGGCGCTGCAGCATCGAAAAAGTGAGCCAGCATCTGGGCGTGGTGCCGCGCACCATCCAGCGCAGGCTGATGGAAAAAGGCCAGAGCTTTTCATCGCTGATGAACGATATCCGCAAGGAACTGGCCGCGCGCTATGTGTTCGAGAGCAGTCGTTCCTTGACCGAGGTGGCCGAACTGCTGGGTTTCACTGCGCCCAGCAGCTTCTCGCGCTGGTACCAAGGCCAGTTTGGCTGCAGCGCCAAGGACAGTCGCGCCAAAGCGCAGAACGGTGTCGGCGAGGAATAA
- a CDS encoding Bug family tripartite tricarboxylate transporter substrate binding protein — protein MSKAVKFHFPDNAAARRFSRPETRSAVQAGPLSIAIKKLTQELRGCAAALGLGLLASSAAQAQAPAQDWPSKPLRIVVPAPPGGISDGVARLVAEHLQSNLGQPVIVDNKPGGSAVIAERAVMNAPADWHTMMIAPSSIWTDFPLTVKTPFDVQKTFTYVSDVASMVHILVVNNRFAPNKIQEVLDLARQSKDPINVANLSPGTRSDLLGELLSEKSGRKITIVPYKGSAPAIVDLLGNQVQMTFEVVTNAAPLVKAGKLKALGVVSPTRSRLLPDVPSFAEQNMSDFVMPDASVGLFVLSGTPPAVVKKVRQEMERITQSAKFQSQLKAQGFDAPQPSTQQELQQKMLTTVEQNRKILGKLRIASN, from the coding sequence ATGAGCAAAGCAGTGAAATTTCACTTCCCCGACAACGCGGCAGCGCGCAGATTCAGCCGCCCTGAAACCAGGTCAGCCGTGCAGGCCGGACCGTTGAGCATTGCCATCAAAAAGCTTACGCAAGAACTGCGTGGCTGCGCTGCGGCCCTTGGTCTGGGGCTGCTGGCTAGCAGCGCAGCGCAGGCACAGGCACCAGCGCAAGACTGGCCAAGCAAACCGCTGCGCATCGTCGTTCCCGCCCCGCCCGGCGGCATCTCGGACGGGGTTGCACGCCTGGTCGCCGAACACCTGCAGAGCAATCTGGGGCAGCCCGTCATCGTGGACAACAAGCCTGGCGGCTCGGCGGTGATTGCCGAGCGCGCCGTGATGAATGCCCCCGCCGATTGGCACACGATGATGATTGCGCCATCCAGCATCTGGACAGATTTTCCGCTCACGGTGAAGACACCGTTCGACGTGCAAAAGACCTTCACCTATGTGTCCGACGTCGCCAGCATGGTCCACATCCTGGTGGTCAACAACCGCTTTGCACCCAACAAGATTCAGGAAGTGCTGGACCTGGCTCGCCAGTCCAAGGACCCCATCAATGTGGCCAACCTGAGCCCAGGCACCCGCTCCGATCTGCTGGGCGAGCTGCTGAGCGAGAAAAGCGGCCGCAAGATCACCATCGTGCCCTACAAAGGCTCCGCCCCTGCCATCGTGGATCTGCTGGGCAATCAGGTGCAGATGACGTTCGAGGTCGTCACCAATGCCGCGCCTCTCGTCAAGGCTGGCAAGCTCAAGGCCCTGGGCGTGGTCTCCCCTACCCGCTCCAGGCTGCTGCCAGACGTGCCCAGCTTTGCCGAACAGAACATGTCCGATTTTGTGATGCCCGATGCCAGCGTGGGCCTGTTTGTACTGAGCGGCACGCCACCCGCCGTGGTGAAAAAAGTGCGCCAGGAAATGGAAAGAATCACGCAATCGGCCAAGTTTCAGTCACAGCTCAAGGCCCAGGGCTTTGACGCGCCGCAACCCAGCACCCAGCAGGAGCTGCAGCAAAAGATGCTGACCACGGTGGAACAGAACCGCAAAATTCTGGGCAAGCTCAGGATCGCCAGCAACTGA
- a CDS encoding BKACE family enzyme yields MNFLDGHLYPENQQPLIITAAPYAPGWIPSDFPEDIPITMEEQIQKAVDCYEAGATVLHLHVREDDGKGSKRLSKFNELIAGVRERVPEMIIQVGGSISFAPEGPDGQAKWLSDDTRHMLAELTPVPDQVTVTVNTTQMNVTEHAGEDDFRGVSRGFPHLHKTYKDMIVPSNPSFVEEHIRRLSEAGIQSAFQVYNINSFETIERMIRRGVYKGPLVMNWVAISGGMDQANIYNLANMLRAVPDNAIVTVESSVLNVLPINMIGMALGLHVRCGIEDVLWNQTRTGKMSTVEQIRQLVRIAGEFGRPIATAQQAREIKQIGVFYETADETLAKNGFAPNRKGGNQGFLRKPMDAVA; encoded by the coding sequence ATGAACTTTCTTGACGGTCACCTCTATCCCGAAAACCAGCAGCCGCTGATCATTACGGCCGCTCCCTACGCCCCGGGCTGGATCCCTTCCGACTTTCCTGAAGACATTCCCATCACCATGGAAGAGCAAATCCAGAAAGCGGTGGATTGCTACGAAGCCGGCGCCACCGTGCTGCATCTGCATGTGCGCGAAGATGACGGCAAGGGCAGCAAGCGCCTGTCCAAGTTCAATGAGCTGATTGCCGGTGTGCGTGAGCGTGTGCCAGAAATGATCATCCAGGTCGGTGGCTCCATCAGCTTTGCGCCCGAAGGTCCGGACGGCCAGGCCAAATGGCTCTCCGACGACACGCGCCACATGCTGGCCGAGCTGACGCCCGTGCCCGACCAGGTGACGGTGACCGTGAACACCACGCAGATGAACGTGACCGAGCATGCGGGCGAAGACGATTTTCGCGGTGTCTCGCGCGGCTTCCCGCATCTGCACAAGACCTACAAGGACATGATCGTTCCTTCGAACCCCAGCTTCGTGGAAGAGCATATCCGCCGCCTCTCCGAGGCCGGCATTCAGAGCGCGTTTCAGGTCTACAACATCAACAGCTTCGAGACCATAGAGCGCATGATCCGTCGCGGCGTCTACAAGGGCCCGCTGGTCATGAACTGGGTGGCCATCAGCGGCGGCATGGACCAGGCCAATATCTACAACCTGGCCAATATGCTGCGCGCCGTTCCCGACAACGCCATCGTCACTGTGGAAAGCTCGGTGCTCAACGTGCTGCCCATCAATATGATCGGCATGGCCCTGGGTCTGCATGTGCGCTGTGGTATCGAGGACGTGCTGTGGAACCAGACGCGCACCGGCAAGATGAGCACGGTGGAGCAGATCAGGCAACTGGTGCGCATTGCTGGCGAGTTCGGTCGCCCTATCGCCACGGCCCAGCAAGCCCGTGAGATCAAGCAGATCGGTGTGTTCTATGAAACCGCTGATGAAACCTTGGCCAAAAACGGCTTCGCGCCCAACCGCAAGGGAGGCAATCAAGGTTTCTTGCGCAAGCCCATGGATGCTGTGGCTTGA
- a CDS encoding GGDEF domain-containing protein, translating into MHTSNDYIYVLMPSVSLLFLAGLLGVCWVIQRQQRFLFWLCTAYLLTATSIGIRSVLKLELLNHYVVPVNALFLVGAWCMAKSFSVRRGVLMPPMPTASVCVATLASLYYFVQIAPSLVGRIQAFSIGAALVLLLPVSPVLKRGLSDDWLDRALLWTYVSYAVFTMLRPALVMCLGTTGLSNAMQANSTYWVTTLMSILFFALLFTVLLCAATIRETLNQLRIERDIDMLTQILNRRAFHELAQRRLADQRLYPMVILAGDIDHFKRINDNWGHAKGDEVLQLVSNAMQHNVRNQDLVARFGGEEFVLLLTRIDLQGAEQVAKRICMELRHDQEVLPQGPVLTLSFGIASIASKEQLQGALKQADHLLYSAKNAGRDRVHVEGRFYPDISFENTKPEDYYTMSLPL; encoded by the coding sequence ATGCACACGAGCAACGATTACATCTATGTGCTGATGCCATCAGTGTCCTTGCTCTTTCTGGCTGGCCTGCTGGGTGTGTGCTGGGTGATCCAACGCCAACAACGTTTTTTGTTCTGGCTATGCACCGCCTACCTGCTGACAGCCACTTCTATCGGCATTCGCAGCGTATTGAAGCTTGAGCTCCTCAATCACTATGTGGTGCCCGTCAATGCGCTGTTTCTGGTGGGAGCCTGGTGCATGGCCAAGAGTTTTTCAGTTCGTCGAGGGGTCCTCATGCCCCCGATGCCGACTGCGTCAGTGTGCGTCGCCACCCTGGCGTCGCTTTATTACTTTGTCCAGATTGCGCCCAGTTTGGTGGGGCGAATTCAAGCTTTCAGTATTGGGGCTGCACTGGTTCTTCTGCTGCCGGTGTCGCCAGTCCTGAAAAGAGGGCTGTCCGACGACTGGCTGGACCGCGCCCTCCTATGGACTTACGTGTCTTACGCAGTATTCACAATGCTGCGTCCTGCACTGGTGATGTGTCTGGGAACGACCGGCCTCAGCAATGCCATGCAAGCCAACTCCACCTACTGGGTAACGACGTTGATGAGCATTCTGTTTTTCGCACTGCTCTTCACGGTGCTGCTCTGTGCGGCAACGATCAGGGAGACCCTGAACCAGCTGCGCATTGAGCGAGATATAGACATGCTGACCCAGATTCTGAACCGACGAGCGTTTCATGAGCTTGCACAGCGCAGGCTGGCAGACCAGCGCCTGTATCCCATGGTGATTCTCGCTGGCGATATCGATCACTTCAAACGCATAAACGACAACTGGGGGCACGCTAAAGGCGATGAGGTGCTGCAACTCGTTTCCAATGCCATGCAACACAATGTGCGCAACCAGGATCTGGTGGCTCGCTTTGGCGGCGAAGAGTTCGTGCTGCTGCTGACCCGAATTGATTTGCAGGGTGCGGAGCAGGTCGCCAAGCGTATCTGCATGGAGCTCAGGCACGACCAAGAAGTCTTGCCTCAAGGGCCAGTGCTGACTCTGAGCTTTGGCATCGCTTCGATTGCCAGCAAAGAGCAGTTGCAAGGTGCACTGAAACAGGCCGACCACCTGCTGTACAGCGCCAAAAATGCAGGGCGAGATCGTGTGCATGTAGAGGGGCGCTTCTACCCTGACATCAGCTTTGAAAATACCAAGCCGGAGGACTACTACACCATGTCGCTGCCACTGTAA
- a CDS encoding chromate resistance protein ChrB domain-containing protein translates to MTLTSDSWLALIVSLPASSATPRMRIWRAVKALGCAALRDGAYLLPSKAEQASQLQTLVDDALQEGGQAWLLHVQAKDMAEQAVYQALFDRSDDYTLWLSDLAESRKALPGFGSAELNRLQRRQARVYDAIRKIDFFPGEASIRAEAQWRDFSNAIDAMQSPGEPQATAGCIARRDRMQYQGRLWATRRNLWVDRVASAWLIQRFIDPHARFQWLETPADCPPDALGFDFDGATFSHVGDQVTFEVLLASFGLDGDRGLSQLGAMVHALDVGGTSTAEAAGFEAVLAGARKRWSDDDSLLADIGGVLDSLHAHFSSLRKP, encoded by the coding sequence ATGACTCTCACTTCGGACTCCTGGCTGGCTCTGATCGTCAGTCTCCCGGCCTCCAGCGCTACGCCACGTATGCGGATCTGGCGTGCCGTCAAGGCATTGGGCTGTGCCGCCCTGCGCGACGGTGCTTACTTGCTGCCCTCGAAGGCGGAGCAAGCCTCGCAATTACAAACGCTGGTTGACGATGCTCTGCAAGAAGGGGGGCAAGCCTGGCTGCTCCATGTCCAAGCCAAGGACATGGCCGAGCAGGCCGTCTACCAGGCCCTGTTTGACCGCTCGGACGACTACACGCTATGGCTGTCGGACCTGGCCGAGTCTCGCAAGGCGCTGCCTGGTTTCGGCTCGGCGGAGCTCAATCGCCTGCAGCGTCGGCAAGCGCGTGTTTATGACGCTATTCGCAAGATCGACTTCTTCCCAGGCGAAGCCTCTATACGTGCCGAAGCCCAGTGGAGGGACTTCTCCAACGCCATCGACGCCATGCAGTCGCCTGGCGAACCACAGGCAACTGCCGGATGCATTGCTCGGCGCGATCGCATGCAATACCAGGGGCGTCTCTGGGCGACGCGCCGCAATCTCTGGGTAGATCGTGTGGCCAGCGCATGGCTGATCCAGCGCTTCATTGATCCCCATGCACGTTTCCAATGGCTGGAAACTCCGGCCGACTGCCCACCCGACGCCCTGGGCTTCGACTTCGATGGCGCAACCTTTTCCCACGTCGGTGACCAAGTGACATTCGAAGTGCTGCTGGCGAGCTTTGGTCTCGACGGCGACCGTGGCCTCTCCCAACTGGGCGCCATGGTGCATGCACTCGACGTGGGCGGCACATCCACGGCCGAGGCTGCTGGGTTCGAAGCCGTGCTGGCAGGCGCCCGGAAGCGCTGGTCGGACGACGACTCACTGCTAGCAGACATAGGCGGAGTGCTGGACTCGCTTCATGCGCATTTTTCCAGCCTACGAAAGCCATAG
- a CDS encoding chromate transporter: protein MNDLNTTVVADTSAASPPGYTLWQLVRYMLALGAWGFGGPVALAGYMYRDLVEKRQWITDADYKEGLALAQLMPGPLAAQLAIYLGYVHYRFLGASLVGIAFVAPSFFMVVVLGAAYVAYGGIGWMQSVFYGVGAAVIGIIAMSAYKLTTKSIGKDKLLWVIFLISAAVTVITKSEEVWLFLGAGVLVWFWRSPPAWLTRKSGINSVAVPLLGMFALSTIDWNKLKQIGLYFAYAGSFVFGSGLAIVPFLYGGVVKEYGWLTDQQFVDAVAVAMITPGPVVITTGFIGYLITGFWGAVVAALATFVPCYLFTVIPAPYFKKYGKRPDVIAFVDGVTAAAIGSIAGAVIVIGQRSISDWITAALAIATAAILWRFKKLPEPAIVVAAAVIGLVVHPLVTHG, encoded by the coding sequence ATGAACGACCTCAACACAACGGTAGTGGCCGACACCAGCGCCGCAAGCCCCCCCGGCTACACACTCTGGCAGCTTGTGCGCTACATGCTGGCTCTGGGCGCCTGGGGCTTTGGCGGTCCCGTGGCCCTGGCGGGCTATATGTACCGCGATCTGGTGGAAAAGCGCCAGTGGATTACCGATGCCGACTATAAGGAAGGCCTGGCTCTTGCCCAACTGATGCCAGGACCGCTGGCCGCGCAATTGGCCATCTATCTGGGCTATGTCCATTACCGGTTTCTGGGTGCGTCCCTGGTAGGGATCGCCTTTGTCGCCCCATCCTTCTTCATGGTCGTGGTGCTTGGCGCGGCCTACGTCGCCTACGGTGGCATCGGCTGGATGCAGTCGGTGTTCTATGGTGTTGGCGCTGCCGTGATCGGCATCATCGCCATGAGTGCCTACAAGCTGACGACCAAGAGTATCGGCAAGGACAAGCTGCTGTGGGTCATCTTCCTGATCAGCGCGGCCGTCACCGTGATCACCAAGTCGGAAGAAGTCTGGCTGTTTCTCGGGGCAGGCGTGCTGGTCTGGTTCTGGCGATCCCCTCCCGCCTGGCTGACGCGTAAAAGCGGCATCAACAGCGTTGCAGTGCCTCTGCTCGGGATGTTTGCACTCAGCACCATCGACTGGAACAAGCTAAAGCAGATCGGTCTGTACTTCGCTTATGCAGGCAGCTTTGTCTTCGGCAGTGGCCTGGCGATCGTGCCCTTCCTCTACGGCGGCGTCGTCAAGGAATACGGCTGGCTGACCGATCAGCAGTTCGTGGATGCGGTGGCAGTGGCCATGATCACGCCGGGCCCGGTGGTGATCACCACGGGCTTCATCGGCTACCTGATCACAGGCTTCTGGGGCGCCGTGGTGGCAGCGCTAGCCACTTTCGTGCCTTGCTACCTGTTCACGGTGATCCCCGCGCCGTACTTCAAGAAATACGGCAAGCGTCCGGATGTCATCGCCTTTGTCGATGGCGTCACGGCCGCCGCCATCGGCTCCATTGCGGGGGCAGTGATTGTCATCGGTCAGCGCTCCATCTCCGACTGGATCACCGCAGCGCTGGCAATCGCGACTGCGGCCATTCTGTGGCGCTTCAAGAAGCTCCCCGAGCCCGCCATCGTGGTTGCGGCAGCCGTCATCGGGCTGGTCGTCCACCCGCTGGTGACACATGGCTGA
- a CDS encoding Dyp-type peroxidase → MTQTQAGTLAPVPAQARYVFYSLAACSAGELRSALTRLQTQVDGDKLVAGLGLQLVQQLDAQIPLLHECPHLQGPQFEAPSTPAALCLWLRGDERGELIARTRELSALLAPALQLDHVVDTFVHQRGQGKHGRDLTGYEDGTENPENDDAIACAVAQGHGAGHDGSSFWALQQWLHDFTAFGKMSRHAQDHAIGRRLSDNEELDDAPESAHVKRTAQESFEPEAFMLRRSMPWWQVSPQGTDRTGLMFSAFGCSFDAFEVQMRRMLGLDDGISDALFGFSKPLTGSYFWCPPMQQGKLDLRLLNIDS, encoded by the coding sequence ATGACCCAAACACAAGCCGGCACTCTGGCACCCGTTCCTGCGCAAGCGCGCTATGTGTTCTATTCCCTGGCCGCCTGCAGCGCAGGTGAGCTGCGTAGCGCCCTCACCCGCCTGCAAACCCAGGTCGATGGGGACAAACTGGTCGCAGGCCTTGGCTTACAACTGGTCCAGCAGTTGGATGCACAGATCCCGTTGCTGCATGAATGCCCGCATCTGCAAGGCCCCCAGTTCGAAGCCCCCAGCACACCCGCAGCGCTATGCCTGTGGCTGCGCGGCGATGAGCGCGGTGAACTGATTGCGCGCACACGCGAGCTCAGCGCCTTGCTGGCTCCTGCATTGCAGCTCGATCATGTGGTCGACACCTTTGTGCACCAACGCGGCCAGGGCAAGCATGGCCGTGACCTGACCGGCTACGAAGACGGTACCGAGAACCCCGAGAACGATGACGCCATTGCCTGCGCCGTAGCGCAAGGCCATGGCGCAGGGCACGACGGCAGCAGCTTCTGGGCTCTTCAGCAGTGGCTGCATGACTTCACTGCATTTGGAAAAATGTCCAGACACGCTCAGGATCACGCCATTGGCCGCCGCCTCAGCGACAACGAAGAACTGGACGATGCTCCCGAGTCCGCCCACGTCAAGCGCACGGCACAAGAAAGCTTCGAACCCGAAGCCTTCATGCTGCGCCGCTCCATGCCGTGGTGGCAGGTCAGTCCCCAAGGCACCGACCGAACCGGCTTGATGTTCTCGGCCTTCGGTTGCAGCTTCGATGCCTTTGAAGTACAGATGCGCCGCATGCTGGGCCTGGACGACGGCATCAGCGATGCCCTGTTCGGATTCTCGAAACCACTGACAGGCAGCTACTTCTGGTGCCCGCCCATGCAACAAGGCAAGCTGGACCTGCGCCTGTTGAACATCGATTCTTAA
- a CDS encoding NUDIX domain-containing protein: protein MTDSSDAHLIEHCIRSELVHQGNFLQVRKDTVRLPHGGEATREYVVHPGAVAVIGLLDDGRVLLERQFRYPVGRVMIEFPAGKLDAGEQPLVCAQRELLEETGYSAREWAYAGPLHLAIGYCDEVIHVFFARGLTAGERYLDADEFLDVCSMTPEQLLAGVQSGQVTDAKTLSCCVWLQNVQSGAWSLDWKAL, encoded by the coding sequence ATGACCGATAGTTCAGATGCGCATCTGATAGAGCATTGCATCCGCAGCGAGCTGGTGCACCAGGGTAATTTCTTGCAGGTTCGCAAGGACACGGTGCGACTGCCCCATGGTGGTGAGGCCACGCGTGAATATGTGGTTCACCCCGGTGCGGTGGCCGTGATCGGCTTGCTCGATGATGGGCGTGTGCTGCTGGAGCGCCAGTTTCGCTATCCCGTGGGGCGGGTGATGATTGAGTTTCCAGCTGGCAAGCTCGATGCGGGCGAGCAGCCCCTGGTTTGTGCCCAGCGCGAGCTGCTGGAGGAAACTGGCTACTCGGCGCGGGAGTGGGCCTATGCCGGGCCGCTGCATCTGGCGATTGGTTACTGCGATGAAGTCATTCATGTCTTCTTCGCTCGCGGTCTGACGGCTGGAGAGCGTTATCTCGATGCCGACGAATTTCTGGATGTCTGCAGCATGACGCCTGAGCAGTTGCTGGCAGGTGTGCAAAGCGGACAGGTGACCGATGCCAAGACGCTGAGCTGCTGTGTCTGGCTGCAGAACGTGCAAAGCGGAGCCTGGTCGCTGGACTGGAAGGCGCTTTGA